From the genome of Mycobacterium dioxanotrophicus, one region includes:
- a CDS encoding TetR/AcrR family transcriptional regulator, which yields MPDPVAPLAQVPRNRRGSTRTRMLISAVEVLRERGAAGVTIDEVLTRSGAPRGSVYHHFPDGRNQILAEALQMAGNTIGTVIDRDSDGGGLPLVRTFVEFWERLLAESDFTAGCPVVAAAIGPIDDEPQLTEAAGEIFDRWRAALARAFTADGFDRADAASLAVMCIAALEGAVVLCRSSRTVEPLREVAQQLEFLIKSREFVRRNGLPTARASTEAPSI from the coding sequence ATGCCCGATCCCGTCGCTCCGCTCGCCCAGGTGCCCCGCAACAGGCGCGGCTCCACCCGCACCCGAATGCTCATCAGCGCGGTCGAGGTGCTGCGGGAACGCGGCGCAGCGGGCGTCACGATCGACGAGGTGCTGACCCGCAGCGGCGCCCCACGCGGCTCGGTCTACCACCATTTCCCCGACGGCCGGAACCAGATCCTCGCCGAAGCGCTGCAGATGGCGGGCAACACCATCGGAACCGTCATCGACCGGGACTCCGACGGCGGAGGTCTGCCGCTGGTCCGCACCTTCGTCGAGTTCTGGGAACGGCTGCTCGCCGAGAGTGACTTCACCGCAGGTTGTCCCGTGGTCGCCGCAGCGATCGGCCCGATCGACGACGAACCGCAACTGACCGAAGCAGCAGGCGAGATCTTCGACCGCTGGCGCGCCGCGCTGGCCCGAGCGTTCACCGCCGACGGATTCGACCGAGCCGACGCCGCGTCGCTGGCTGTCATGTGTATCGCGGCACTCGAAGGCGCCGTGGTGCTGTGCCGATCCTCGCGCACTGTCGAGCCGCTGCGGGAAGTCGCTCAGCAACTCGAATTCCTCATCAAGTCACGCGAATTCGTCCGACGCAACGGCCTGCCGACAGCGAGAGCTTCGACCGAGGCCCCCTCCATCTGA
- a CDS encoding APC family permease produces MSQDTLDGVDHLKRSIDWKQGLAIALGVPLLILPSLGYLPSYVAAAAIMVWGLSILQTFFQNTAYAELATTFPEASGLPGFVQHVFRTKNYKGKYDKGKLLGGFSAWSYWFAWNPVLSIFAILVGNYLHGLFPALAAHFTEYQLGLLSGLVIFTGLSVVNWFGLRDGAILGYILAAVSLIPLAVLTIAPFATGHVDMANITGNWVPADWAWDAHHILIIFGIFSIALWSTGGWETAAIYAPEYKKPGRDVPKALYTCGVICFFSFVLVEAAVIGVLGVDGVLAEPISPLIPVAHAVFGQAGTTVTIVMLIAAMILIIQTAYLGSARALHSMAEEGNFPKVFGKTNRQGTPFVAMFVTAAFNMALIFTGSIPAILAAAAIGYTCANGISLFAYVKAKTNPAFAKLERPFKAPNGWKWVALAFGLFNVPLCLVGVVYLNSLEIGWTSTWLGFVVLAIFIPIWLYTQREVRSDAEKELRSGAAGSDDVVATQQVDRSTI; encoded by the coding sequence ATGAGTCAAGATACTTTGGATGGAGTTGATCACCTGAAAAGGTCGATCGACTGGAAGCAGGGCCTGGCCATCGCGCTGGGTGTGCCCTTGCTGATCCTGCCGTCCTTGGGCTACCTGCCGAGCTACGTGGCTGCCGCCGCGATCATGGTCTGGGGACTGTCGATCCTTCAGACCTTCTTCCAGAACACCGCCTACGCCGAATTGGCCACCACCTTCCCCGAAGCCTCTGGCCTGCCCGGTTTCGTGCAGCACGTGTTCCGCACCAAGAACTACAAGGGCAAGTACGACAAGGGCAAACTGCTCGGCGGCTTCAGTGCCTGGAGCTACTGGTTCGCCTGGAACCCCGTGCTGTCGATCTTCGCCATCCTGGTCGGCAACTACCTGCACGGGCTGTTTCCCGCGCTGGCCGCACACTTCACCGAATACCAGCTCGGCCTGCTCTCGGGCCTGGTGATCTTCACCGGCTTGTCGGTGGTGAACTGGTTCGGCCTCAGGGACGGCGCCATCCTCGGCTACATCCTCGCCGCAGTTTCCCTGATCCCCCTGGCCGTCCTGACCATCGCCCCGTTCGCCACCGGACACGTTGACATGGCCAACATCACCGGCAACTGGGTACCGGCTGACTGGGCCTGGGACGCGCACCACATCCTGATCATCTTCGGCATCTTCTCCATCGCCCTGTGGAGCACCGGCGGCTGGGAAACTGCCGCCATCTACGCCCCCGAATACAAGAAGCCCGGCAGGGACGTCCCCAAAGCGCTGTACACCTGTGGCGTCATCTGCTTCTTCTCGTTCGTGCTGGTGGAAGCGGCAGTCATCGGCGTCCTCGGCGTCGACGGGGTACTGGCCGAACCGATCTCGCCTCTCATCCCGGTCGCCCATGCCGTTTTCGGCCAAGCCGGCACCACCGTCACCATCGTCATGCTGATCGCGGCGATGATCCTGATCATCCAAACCGCTTACCTGGGTTCCGCCCGCGCCCTGCACTCCATGGCGGAGGAAGGCAACTTCCCCAAGGTGTTCGGCAAGACGAATCGGCAGGGAACCCCCTTCGTTGCCATGTTCGTCACCGCGGCATTCAACATGGCGCTGATCTTCACCGGATCCATCCCGGCGATCCTGGCAGCCGCAGCCATCGGCTACACCTGCGCCAACGGCATCAGCCTGTTCGCCTACGTCAAGGCAAAGACGAATCCGGCTTTCGCCAAACTGGAACGGCCTTTCAAGGCACCCAATGGCTGGAAGTGGGTCGCGCTGGCCTTCGGTCTGTTCAATGTGCCGCTCTGCCTGGTTGGTGTGGTCTACCTGAACAGCCTCGAAATCGGTTGGACCTCAACGTGGCTCGGCTTCGTCGTGCTGGCGATATTCATCCCGATCTGGCTGTACACGCAGCGTGAGGTGCGGTCGGACGCCGAGAAAGAGCTGAGGTCCGGCGCAGCCGGCTCAGACGATGTCGTCGCCACCCAGCAGGTGGACCGGAGCACGATCTGA
- a CDS encoding cupin domain-containing protein produces MTKSSPQPSTLTTGNAIDSWPAKPMKVMKAEWPRMRCRFINADPIGAWDEFVLSEWELESCGWEDFHPHTETAFVVEGELHIECDGESVILGPGDSARVNAGRTGRYSAPVYARMLATYGPNPDGMESHSFRYFEI; encoded by the coding sequence ATGACGAAATCCAGTCCCCAGCCGTCGACGCTGACGACGGGGAATGCCATCGATTCCTGGCCCGCAAAACCCATGAAAGTCATGAAGGCCGAATGGCCCCGGATGCGCTGCAGGTTCATCAACGCCGACCCGATCGGCGCCTGGGACGAATTCGTCCTCTCCGAGTGGGAACTGGAGAGCTGCGGCTGGGAGGACTTCCATCCCCACACCGAGACGGCCTTCGTCGTGGAAGGCGAACTCCACATCGAGTGCGATGGCGAGTCCGTCATCCTGGGACCCGGCGACTCGGCTCGCGTGAACGCCGGACGCACCGGCCGGTACTCGGCACCTGTATACGCCCGGATGCTCGCCACCTACGGACCCAATCCCGATGGCATGGAATCCCACTCCTTCCGATACTTCGAAATCTGA
- a CDS encoding TetR/AcrR family transcriptional regulator: MNRNQETGGVAMRVSADERRGQLISATLELMRRKGVQSVTMRAIAKEANAPLATAHYCFDDKSELMDAAAEAWLKNLNLFSHEISVHLGLRKAVEQVAEEYWRSLTEQPASLLAEIELILWATRNAEVSPLAAKIYPAYVVELGNIFSAAAKNNGDQCQMEMTTLVRSFLMIYDGAAIQYMTDPTATDFRSMFFTMLDALLIKAGV; the protein is encoded by the coding sequence ATGAACCGAAACCAGGAGACTGGAGGGGTGGCTATGCGGGTGTCCGCAGACGAACGACGAGGACAGCTGATTTCAGCGACCCTGGAACTAATGAGGCGTAAAGGCGTTCAGTCAGTGACCATGCGGGCTATCGCCAAGGAGGCCAACGCCCCTTTGGCCACCGCGCACTATTGCTTCGACGACAAGAGCGAACTCATGGACGCGGCCGCCGAGGCGTGGTTGAAGAACTTGAACCTCTTCTCTCACGAGATTTCGGTTCACCTGGGACTTCGTAAGGCCGTGGAACAAGTGGCCGAAGAGTACTGGCGTTCATTGACCGAACAACCTGCAAGCCTCCTCGCCGAGATCGAACTCATTCTGTGGGCAACCCGTAACGCTGAGGTAAGTCCGCTGGCAGCGAAGATCTACCCCGCCTATGTGGTGGAGTTGGGAAATATCTTCTCTGCCGCGGCCAAGAACAACGGTGATCAGTGCCAGATGGAAATGACCACGCTCGTGCGGTCATTCCTGATGATCTACGACGGAGCGGCCATCCAATACATGACCGATCCGACGGCTACCGATTTCCGGTCCATGTTTTTCACGATGTTGGATGCACTTTTGATCAAGGCCGGCGTCTAA
- a CDS encoding NAD(P)-binding domain-containing protein, which translates to MALRVGIIGAGPSGLAQLRAFESARQKGIAIPQITCFEKQEDWGGQWNYGWRIGLDADGEPVHSSMYRHLWSNGPKECLEFADYSFDEHFGRPISSFPPRAVLVDYIKGRVEKSDVRKYVKFNTVARHTSYNADTQEFTVTVENLKTHQTETHVFDKLVVATGHFHVPAVPEFEGIKTFPGEVLHAHDFRGAERFYGKRLLMIGSSYSAEDIGMQAHKMGAASITMSYRTNPMGYDWPWNTVERPLVTRFEGNTAFFSDGTQDDFDAVVLCTGYQHKYPFLPSELSLSSPNVLYPANLYKGVVWQQNTNLFYLGAQDQYYTFNMFDAQAWFARDVMTGVIELPDYDKREADIELWLERQAALPDHDAEAEFQTDYVRELHEATDYPSFDLDAVCQLFKDWMHNKHVDILGYRDAQHRSVITGTLSEKHHTRWINALDDSMERYLNGPSQDDIHAPAGLTDRHRGGQDNTTGAGAGPSLVHHTEVLQSRPQPTHS; encoded by the coding sequence ATGGCTTTACGAGTCGGAATTATCGGTGCTGGGCCCAGTGGCTTGGCGCAGTTGCGGGCTTTTGAGTCGGCGCGGCAGAAGGGGATCGCGATCCCGCAGATCACCTGTTTTGAGAAGCAGGAGGATTGGGGCGGTCAGTGGAACTATGGCTGGCGCATCGGGTTGGACGCCGATGGCGAGCCGGTGCATTCCAGCATGTACCGCCACCTGTGGTCCAACGGCCCCAAGGAGTGCCTGGAGTTCGCCGATTACTCCTTCGATGAGCACTTCGGCCGTCCCATCTCCTCCTTCCCGCCGCGCGCGGTGCTGGTGGACTACATCAAGGGCCGGGTGGAGAAGTCCGACGTGCGCAAGTACGTCAAGTTCAACACCGTGGCCCGGCACACCAGCTACAACGCCGACACCCAGGAATTCACGGTCACCGTGGAGAACCTCAAGACCCACCAGACCGAAACCCACGTGTTCGACAAGCTGGTGGTGGCCACCGGACACTTCCACGTGCCGGCGGTGCCCGAATTCGAGGGCATCAAGACCTTCCCCGGGGAGGTGCTGCACGCCCACGATTTCCGCGGCGCGGAACGCTTCTACGGCAAGCGGCTGCTGATGATCGGCAGCAGCTACTCGGCCGAGGACATCGGGATGCAGGCCCACAAGATGGGGGCGGCGTCGATCACCATGAGCTACCGCACCAACCCGATGGGCTACGACTGGCCGTGGAACACCGTGGAACGCCCGCTGGTCACCCGCTTCGAGGGCAACACCGCGTTCTTCAGTGACGGCACCCAGGACGATTTCGACGCGGTGGTGCTGTGCACCGGCTATCAGCACAAGTACCCGTTCTTGCCCAGCGAGCTGTCGCTGTCCTCGCCCAACGTGCTCTACCCGGCCAACCTGTACAAGGGTGTGGTGTGGCAGCAGAACACCAACCTGTTCTACCTGGGCGCCCAGGATCAGTACTACACGTTCAACATGTTCGACGCCCAGGCGTGGTTTGCCCGCGATGTGATGACCGGGGTGATCGAACTGCCCGACTACGACAAGCGCGAGGCCGACATCGAGCTGTGGTTGGAGCGTCAGGCCGCGTTGCCCGATCATGACGCCGAGGCCGAGTTCCAGACCGACTACGTGCGTGAGCTGCACGAAGCCACCGACTACCCGTCGTTCGATCTGGATGCGGTGTGCCAGTTGTTCAAGGACTGGATGCACAACAAGCACGTGGACATCCTCGGATACCGCGACGCGCAGCACCGCTCGGTGATCACCGGGACCCTCTCGGAAAAGCATCACACCCGCTGGATCAACGCCCTGGACGACTCCATGGAGCGCTACCTCAACGGGCCCTCCCAGGACGACATCCACGCCCCGGCCGGGTTGACCGACCGCCACCGCGGCGGCCAGGACAACACCACCGGCGCCGGCGCCGGACCATCCCTGGTCCACCACACCGAAGTACTGCAATCCCGCCCGCAACCCACCCATAGCTGA
- a CDS encoding cupin domain-containing protein, whose translation MAEITTVGTLTKAGSIHKVEKGYEGLPSMNEPGVVAAIADSFHNPEGTVMSSGFFELKKSEPLVYTYTYDEMKLVVKGEFILTDQDTGEVTHAKERDVLFFPKGTTVKFETPEYGLGFFAGDRTFAP comes from the coding sequence ATGGCAGAAATCACGACCGTCGGAACCCTGACCAAGGCCGGATCCATCCACAAGGTGGAGAAGGGCTACGAGGGGCTGCCGAGCATGAACGAGCCCGGTGTCGTCGCCGCCATCGCCGACTCTTTCCACAACCCGGAGGGCACCGTCATGAGCTCGGGGTTCTTCGAGCTGAAGAAGTCGGAGCCCTTGGTGTACACGTACACCTACGACGAGATGAAGCTCGTCGTCAAGGGTGAGTTCATCCTCACCGACCAGGACACCGGCGAGGTCACCCACGCCAAGGAACGCGACGTGCTGTTCTTCCCCAAGGGCACCACCGTCAAGTTCGAGACCCCCGAATACGGCCTCGGCTTCTTCGCCGGCGACCGCACCTTCGCCCCCTAA
- a CDS encoding dihydrofolate reductase family protein, with the protein MKTVYYTGSSLDGYLVDAEGSLDWLISRMIDADGPFGYDGFIKTVGALAMGADTYEWIVKNNGDWSYEQPAWVLTHRPDIVAAVGAGHPVQAFDGEVTDLHPQLVAAAAGKDVWVIGGGDVAAQFVAAGLVDELVVSYAPCTLGAGSPVLPLRSEWVLESSAVNGDFVCARWTRA; encoded by the coding sequence GTGAAAACGGTCTATTACACCGGCTCAAGCCTGGACGGCTACCTCGTGGACGCAGAGGGCAGCCTGGACTGGCTGATCTCCCGGATGATCGACGCCGACGGGCCGTTCGGCTACGACGGTTTCATCAAAACCGTTGGGGCCCTGGCGATGGGCGCGGACACCTACGAGTGGATCGTGAAGAACAACGGGGACTGGTCGTACGAACAGCCGGCGTGGGTGCTCACTCACCGGCCGGACATCGTCGCCGCCGTGGGCGCCGGACATCCGGTGCAGGCTTTCGACGGTGAGGTCACCGACTTGCACCCGCAGCTTGTCGCGGCGGCAGCGGGTAAGGACGTCTGGGTGATCGGCGGTGGTGATGTCGCGGCGCAGTTCGTCGCAGCCGGGCTGGTGGACGAGTTGGTGGTCAGCTACGCGCCGTGCACGCTCGGCGCGGGCTCGCCGGTGCTGCCGTTGCGCTCGGAGTGGGTGCTGGAATCCTCGGCCGTCAACGGTGACTTCGTGTGTGCCCGTTGGACGAGGGCCTGA
- a CDS encoding helix-turn-helix domain-containing protein, with amino-acid sequence MSAPPNGRDRLRELLDAVVDADNTAVGEMARSSYVSEFHFSREVRRLTGEPPAAMRRRIMLERAAWRLQRGQGVADVAAAEGWSSAEVFSRAFRRAFGVPPSRAGDVAFRLAAPNGVHFHPPQSLWCDSDGGTGAGPDVSQFMLVHDVADTEYLLGLAAGLSESQWVQEISPGQVVLEWDGPEPSVAAVLGATVWTKEVWLATIEGGDFPSRTLAATPEELAERHGTIGKRWTTLISEYSAAGRLADTVIDALCDPPESFQLYGIVAHVLTYSAQRRGITRAMLARHGVIADNGDPLAWMRRE; translated from the coding sequence GTGAGCGCGCCACCGAACGGACGAGACCGACTGCGAGAGTTGCTCGACGCCGTCGTCGATGCCGACAACACCGCCGTCGGCGAGATGGCTCGCAGCAGCTACGTATCGGAGTTCCACTTCTCGCGGGAGGTACGCCGGCTCACCGGTGAGCCGCCCGCCGCGATGCGTCGCCGCATCATGCTCGAACGCGCGGCGTGGCGGTTGCAGCGCGGGCAAGGGGTGGCCGATGTGGCTGCCGCGGAAGGCTGGTCGTCGGCCGAGGTGTTCTCGCGGGCGTTTCGGCGGGCCTTCGGCGTACCGCCGTCGCGGGCAGGCGATGTCGCATTCCGGCTCGCCGCACCCAACGGCGTGCACTTCCATCCACCGCAGTCGCTGTGGTGTGACAGCGACGGGGGCACCGGTGCCGGGCCGGATGTATCGCAGTTCATGCTCGTGCACGACGTCGCCGACACCGAGTACCTGCTCGGACTCGCCGCCGGCCTCAGTGAAAGTCAATGGGTGCAAGAGATTTCACCCGGGCAGGTGGTGCTGGAGTGGGACGGGCCCGAGCCGAGCGTGGCGGCGGTCCTCGGCGCGACGGTGTGGACCAAAGAGGTCTGGCTGGCCACCATCGAGGGCGGGGACTTCCCGTCGCGGACTCTTGCGGCAACCCCGGAGGAACTTGCCGAACGCCATGGCACCATCGGGAAGCGTTGGACCACATTGATTTCCGAGTACTCCGCAGCCGGTCGACTGGCCGACACCGTGATCGACGCGCTGTGTGATCCGCCGGAATCCTTTCAGCTGTACGGCATCGTCGCCCATGTGTTGACGTACTCGGCGCAACGCCGGGGCATTACGCGCGCGATGCTGGCGCGCCACGGCGTGATCGCTGACAACGGTGACCCATTGGCATGGATGAGGAGAGAGTGA
- a CDS encoding HD domain-containing protein: MSAHLTEDLREDLLARWSESHRKHHNVTHLHELLDAVQSLAEEGLRFDREAVELAAWFHDAIYEIGRDDNEDRSAELARELLWSSPMRDEVARLVMATKSHKVADGDINAAVLSDADLSVLGANAARYERYAAAVRAEYDAVPDDVFKPARARILTDLLGGSIFHTMPGRNRWEEQARRNVTAEIAALTS; encoded by the coding sequence ATGTCCGCGCATCTCACCGAGGACCTGCGGGAAGATCTGCTGGCCCGCTGGTCGGAGTCCCATCGCAAGCACCACAACGTCACACATCTGCACGAACTCCTGGACGCAGTCCAGTCGCTGGCCGAGGAGGGGCTGCGTTTCGATCGGGAGGCCGTCGAACTGGCGGCGTGGTTCCACGATGCGATCTACGAGATCGGTCGTGACGACAACGAGGACCGCTCGGCCGAGTTGGCACGTGAGCTGCTGTGGTCGTCGCCGATGCGCGACGAGGTGGCCCGGCTGGTGATGGCCACCAAGAGCCACAAGGTCGCCGACGGCGACATCAACGCGGCGGTGCTCAGCGACGCCGATCTGTCGGTGCTCGGCGCGAACGCGGCGCGCTATGAGCGCTACGCGGCCGCCGTGCGCGCCGAGTACGACGCGGTCCCCGACGACGTGTTCAAGCCGGCCCGGGCGCGGATTCTCACCGACTTGCTGGGCGGGTCGATCTTCCACACGATGCCCGGCCGCAATCGCTGGGAGGAGCAGGCCCGGCGCAATGTGACTGCCGAGATTGCCGCGCTGACCAGCTGA